ATGGTCCCGAAGGATCCGAGACGATGCTCTCGGGAAGGATCATCGAGCGATTGCCCGATTCGAAGATCGCCGCGTAGACGCGCGTGCCGTCGGTGGCGAGCGACCGCACGTCCTTGCCGAGGATCGGAACGATCGCCGTAGGCGCCGCGAGCGACGCAGGATCGTAGACGGCCACCTCGTTCTGCTGCGCAACGCTGATGTACGCGCGCTGCGGGCTGCCGGCGAAGACGACGTCGCACGGCTCGTCGCCCGGCGAGAACGATGTGACGACGTTATGCGTCGTGAGATCGACGACGCTGACGGAGTCGGAGATCTTGTTGGTCACCCACGCTTCCGAATTCGTTCGGGCGCGCACCGAAACCGGCTCGAGGCCGACCGGGATCGAGGCCGTGTGGACCGGCAGCGCGCCGCCGAGAGTGAAGACCTCGAGGCGCGCATCTGCCGTATTGGTGACGAGAAGCCTCGTGCCGTCGGGCGTCATCTCGACCGGATGAACCGGCGGAGTCTCCCAGTTGTAGAACGATCCCTGGGAATGCGCCGGATGCGCATACGACAACACGATGCTCGCGGCGCCGAGGAGCGCGCACCCCGCGGTGCAGACGGCCGACCGAGGCCGCGAAGGTTTGGCTGTATGCCGGTTCAGCGAGCGTAGCGCTTGCCGGCTGGAGACCCCGAGGTACGCGTGCGCGCTGCGTCGAATCATTGTCACAACTCTTCCCATGCAGGACAGGCGTGAAAAACGACGTCACGTCGTGACGTTTGGTTCGCTGCAGGGATCGGCGCGCCGCGGCCATGAATGGCCGGATCGACAGGCAGGAGGACTTTCGGCTGATCGCCCGGTGCGGAATCCGGTGACACACGTCCACTGGCGACGAGGTCACGGCTTCGAATTCGCATGATGGTTCTCCCCGTTGCGGCCGTGAGCCGCTCCCTGATTCCGTCGAACGTACGGAACCGTGGCGGAGATGACCACGGCTGTCGCCGAGCTGGCAAGAGTTTCCACGGGTCGTGGGAAAGATCGCGTCTCAACATGTGTTCAGGATTGTTGCATCACGGGTGGCGAGCCCGTAGGAGAAAGATGGGGATTCGCCGGGCAAGCCGGCGTAGGACGAGGGGACCAGTGGCGGATATGGAACGCGAACCTGTGAAAGCCATCGAGCGCCGCTCGATGGCGCTGCTCCGCGCAGCGCTGCCGGCAGTTCGTGTGGCGCGGACTGCATTGCTCGTCGTGCTGCTCGCCGTCGCGATGACTCCTGACGTGATTGCGGAAGAAGCTCCCGCCGAAGGCATCGTCCCGCCGCCGGCCGGTACCGACATCGAAACGCTCCGCAAGCTGCTCGGCCTTCCCGCGCAGCCCGAGACGCACCATACGCCGCCGGCTGCACCTGCTCCGGCGCCCGAAGCACAGGCGCCGCCGCCGGTTCCCGAGCCGCAGGCCGAAGCGCCTGCCGCGCAGCCCGAAGTCAAAACGCCCGAGCGCGGCAAGCCGTACGTCAAGCCGAAGGCGGTCGCGAAGCCGGTCATCAGGCGCGCGCCGCGGCCGGTCGTAACAGCCGAACCGCAGGCCCCTTCCCCCGAGCCTCCGAAGGCCGAGCCTGCGCCCGCGGCATCAAAGCAGGAGGCGAAGCAGGAAGAAGTGGTCATGGGTTCGCCGCAGGACATTCCTGCTGCAGGCACCGTCGTCGACAGCTCGAACCAGGAACGATGGAAGCATCTGCTCGGCCCGTCGATCCAGTGGGCGGTTTCGCGCGGCGCGACGCTTCCCGTCGTCGACGCGATTCCGACACCGATGGAATCGTTCCGCGAGGCAGCGACGAAGCAGTACAGCCCGCAGGTCGAGCTGTCGCCCGACGGCAACTCGATGCGCAACTTCGTCGCCGGAATTCCGTTCCCGCTCGTGACCGACGACGATCCGAACGTCGCGATCAAGATGATGTTCAACTTCGAGAACCGCATTGCGGTCGACGACATCGCGCTGCGCCACCTGTCGTGCGACACCGGCCGCATTCCGCCGGGCAAGGGAATCGAAGTCGAACGGCATTACGAGGTCGATTCATTCCGCCGCATCTTTTACACGGGTCGCTTTCACGTCGACCCGAAGCCGACGTGGGCAACGCCCGAAGGCATTCGCTATCGCGAGATGCTCGGCGCGCTCGACGAGCCGTTCGACCTGAAAGGCGCGGGCTTCTCGTACATCCGCTATATCGATGCCCGCAGGCCCGACGACTCCTGGCTGTACTTCCCGCAGCTCAAGCGCGTGCGACGCCTGAGCAGCGCGCAGCGTTCCGAGGGCGTCTTCGGACAGGACGTCGATCTCGACAGCTATGCCGGCTACGCGGGAAATCCCGCGTGGAGCCACTGGAAGTATCTCGGCAAGAAGACCGTGCTCGGCGTGCTCCATTCGAAGCATTTTCCGGCCAGGTTCCAGGATGCGCCCGCGGACTTCTTCCCCGACGACCGCTGGGAGCCGCGCGAGGTGTACATCCTGCTCGCCGTCTCCAAGCTCGGCGGCTACAACTTCGGCCAGCGCGTGCTCTACCTCGACCGCGAAAGCCTGCTGATCCCGTACACCGAGATCTACGACCTCAAGGGCTCGCTGTGGAAGAGCCTCATCCAGACGTGGAGCTTCGGCAGGTCGCCGATCATCAATTCGAAAAAGCAGACGTACGACTACGAGCAGTTCTACATTCCATCGCTGTCGATGGTCGACATCCAGCAGAACCACGTGACGCGCTGCTACCTGCCGAGCGACAAATCCCCCAAGGACGAAGAAGGCTGGTACTGGAACCGGGGATCGGAAGAAGGAACGACCGAGCAGGTCTTCTCGGTTTCCCACTTCATCGAAGCAGGGCACTGAACGCGCCGGATCTTCAGTCGGCGCTGCCCTGCCAGGAGACGAGCCGGTCGATCCGCAGGCGGATCATCGGATGCGTCGCGAAGGCGAGCGTCATCCTGCGGTACTGCGGGTATTTGCTCCGCAGCGCTTCGAGTGCCGCGAGGAACTCGCGCTCGTCGGTGACGACGTGCGCATCGCACTCGGCCATCACGAACCACAGCGCTTTCCATTCTTCTTCGTAGTGATCGACGAGCAGCGTCGCGCGCGGATTGGCCTCGATGTTGCGAAGCCGGCGCAGGTTCGTGCGCGTGCGTTTGGGTTTCTCGTCGATGACCGAGTACGCGGCGCCGCTGACGACGGCGAAACACAGCGGGACCACGTGCGGCCGGCCGTCGCTCGACGCAGTGGCGAGATGACCGACGCGTGCGCCGGCAAGGCGCTGCAGGGCGTCGGTATCGCCGGCGCCGATCATGTCTGCGCCGCGAGCACCGTGCGCGAGAGGAAGTCGATCACGGCTTCGCAGAACACGTCGTTGCGGTCGCCCGCCACCATGTGCGACGCGTCTTCGACGTCCACGTATTCCGCATGCGGAACCATCTCGAGGAAATCGCGCACGCCTTCCTCGCTGACGATCTCGCTCATGCGACCGCGCACGAGCAGGGTCGGAACCGACAGCGAACGGACGGCGGCGTTCATGCGCTCGGGGTAGTCGTGGTGCTTGCTGCGCGGCGAGTCCGACAGAAAGCGCGGATCCCAGTGCCAGCGCCAGCGGCCGTCGTCGCCGAGGCGGAGGTTCTTGGCGAGCCCGCTCGTGTCGGCCGGTCGCGGACGGTGCGGAAGGTACTCGGCAATCGCATCAGCAGCGTGCTCGATGGCCTCGAACCCTTCGGGAAAAGCGTTCATGAAGCCGACGATTTTCTGGACGCCGACCGGATCCATCTTCGGCGTGATGTCGACCAGCACCACCGCCGACGCCACCGGATGCGCGTGCTCGCAGATGATGCTCGCGATCCCGCCGAGCGACGCGCCGACGAGCGCGGGTTTCGACGGAAAACGCATGGCGACCTCGTAGACATCGGCCGCGAACGTTGCGATCTCGTAATCCCCGTCGGCC
The genomic region above belongs to Candidatus Limnocylindrales bacterium and contains:
- a CDS encoding DUF1329 domain-containing protein is translated as MEREPVKAIERRSMALLRAALPAVRVARTALLVVLLAVAMTPDVIAEEAPAEGIVPPPAGTDIETLRKLLGLPAQPETHHTPPAAPAPAPEAQAPPPVPEPQAEAPAAQPEVKTPERGKPYVKPKAVAKPVIRRAPRPVVTAEPQAPSPEPPKAEPAPAASKQEAKQEEVVMGSPQDIPAAGTVVDSSNQERWKHLLGPSIQWAVSRGATLPVVDAIPTPMESFREAATKQYSPQVELSPDGNSMRNFVAGIPFPLVTDDDPNVAIKMMFNFENRIAVDDIALRHLSCDTGRIPPGKGIEVERHYEVDSFRRIFYTGRFHVDPKPTWATPEGIRYREMLGALDEPFDLKGAGFSYIRYIDARRPDDSWLYFPQLKRVRRLSSAQRSEGVFGQDVDLDSYAGYAGNPAWSHWKYLGKKTVLGVLHSKHFPARFQDAPADFFPDDRWEPREVYILLAVSKLGGYNFGQRVLYLDRESLLIPYTEIYDLKGSLWKSLIQTWSFGRSPIINSKKQTYDYEQFYIPSLSMVDIQQNHVTRCYLPSDKSPKDEEGWYWNRGSEEGTTEQVFSVSHFIEAGH
- a CDS encoding TIGR03668 family PPOX class F420-dependent oxidoreductase, with amino-acid sequence MIGAGDTDALQRLAGARVGHLATASSDGRPHVVPLCFAVVSGAAYSVIDEKPKRTRTNLRRLRNIEANPRATLLVDHYEEEWKALWFVMAECDAHVVTDEREFLAALEALRSKYPQYRRMTLAFATHPMIRLRIDRLVSWQGSAD
- a CDS encoding alpha/beta hydrolase — encoded protein: MEPRPPSRTSLPPSRRLELTGAGGIVLAADAYGEPDRPPVLLLHGGGQTRHAWGATAGKLAAAGFHAVTLDLRGHGESEWAADGDYEIATFAADVYEVAMRFPSKPALVGASLGGIASIICEHAHPVASAVVLVDITPKMDPVGVQKIVGFMNAFPEGFEAIEHAADAIAEYLPHRPRPADTSGLAKNLRLGDDGRWRWHWDPRFLSDSPRSKHHDYPERMNAAVRSLSVPTLLVRGRMSEIVSEEGVRDFLEMVPHAEYVDVEDASHMVAGDRNDVFCEAVIDFLSRTVLAAQT